The following proteins are encoded in a genomic region of Dialister hominis:
- a CDS encoding ABC transporter ATP-binding protein — protein MLNVSHISKTFFKGTINEKKALNDLSLTLNDGDFCTVIGGNGAGKSTLLNSIAGAYLPDSGTIEINGKDVTKMSEYKRAKFIGRVFQDPLKGTAAGMQVEENLLLASRRGESRRLRWAFSAGDHDKYKAMVSRLDLGLEDRLSTRIGLLSGGQRQALTLLMATIKRPEVLLLDEPTAALDPKTAAKVLKITDEIVHEQHLTTLMITHNMKDALKYGNRLIMMNNGRIIADYSEDEKKNLTIDDLLKKFEETADAVSDRIVLG, from the coding sequence ATGTTAAACGTTTCTCATATCAGCAAGACCTTTTTTAAAGGAACCATCAACGAAAAGAAAGCTTTGAACGATCTTTCTCTGACACTCAATGACGGGGATTTTTGTACTGTTATTGGAGGCAACGGAGCCGGCAAGAGCACGCTCCTGAACTCTATCGCAGGCGCGTATCTTCCGGATTCAGGAACTATTGAAATCAACGGCAAAGATGTCACTAAAATGAGTGAATATAAGAGAGCCAAGTTTATAGGCCGCGTATTCCAGGATCCGCTTAAAGGAACTGCGGCAGGAATGCAGGTGGAGGAAAATCTTCTGCTGGCATCCAGAAGAGGGGAAAGCCGCCGTCTGCGCTGGGCATTCTCTGCTGGCGATCATGACAAGTACAAAGCAATGGTATCCAGGCTTGATCTGGGACTTGAAGATCGTCTCTCTACGCGCATCGGATTGCTTTCAGGCGGGCAAAGACAGGCGCTGACACTTCTTATGGCCACGATTAAAAGGCCGGAAGTACTGCTTCTTGATGAACCAACTGCCGCGCTTGATCCGAAAACAGCAGCAAAGGTTTTGAAAATTACGGATGAAATCGTGCATGAACAGCACTTAACGACCTTGATGATCACTCATAATATGAAAGATGCCCTGAAGTATGGCAACAGGCTTATCATGATGAATAATGGCAGGATCATTGCTGATTATTCAGAAGATGAGAAGAAGAATCTGACCATTGATGATCTTCTCAAGAAATTTGAGGAAACGGCAGATGCTGTAAGCGATCGTATCGTTTTAGGCTGA
- the rpsO gene encoding 30S ribosomal protein S15, translated as MLTNEVKKEIIEQYAVHEGDTGSPEVQIAILSKRIALLTEHLKMHKKDHHSRRGLLKMVGQRRNMLDYLRRKDIERYRTLGQKLGLRLK; from the coding sequence ATGCTTACAAACGAAGTAAAGAAAGAAATTATCGAACAGTATGCTGTTCATGAAGGCGACACCGGATCTCCGGAAGTACAGATCGCAATTCTCTCCAAGAGAATCGCTCTTCTGACCGAACATCTGAAGATGCACAAGAAAGACCATCATTCCCGCCGCGGACTGCTGAAAATGGTTGGCCAGCGTAGAAACATGCTTGACTACCTCCGCCGCAAGGACATTGAACGTTACAGAACTCTTGGACAGAAACTCGGATTACGTCTGAAATAA